One Lentibacillus cibarius DNA window includes the following coding sequences:
- a CDS encoding aldo/keto reductase has translation MDYVKLGNTGLDVSRICLGTMSFGEAARWYHKWVLDEEKSRPIIKKALELGINFFDTANMYADGTSEEFLGRALKDFANRDEIVLATKVYYQMHDGPNGSGLSRKAIMSEIDKSLSRLGTDYVDLYIIHRWDEHTPIEETMEALHDVVKSGKARYIGASSMSAWQFQKANHIAEKNGWTKFASMQNHLNLIYREEEREMLPLCKEENIGVIPYSPLASGRLARDWAESTYRSKTDQMQKSKYDPTAETDRAIVDRVSELAEKHGVPRVQIALAWLLQKETVTAPIVGATKISHVEDAVDALSVSLTPEEVAYLEEPYIPHPVVGFE, from the coding sequence ATGGACTATGTAAAACTTGGGAATACTGGTTTAGATGTATCGCGCATTTGCTTAGGGACGATGAGTTTTGGTGAAGCGGCGCGTTGGTATCATAAGTGGGTGCTTGACGAGGAAAAAAGCCGGCCGATTATTAAAAAGGCGTTGGAATTGGGCATTAATTTCTTTGATACGGCGAATATGTATGCAGATGGGACTAGTGAGGAGTTTTTGGGCCGGGCGTTAAAGGACTTTGCGAATCGGGATGAAATTGTCCTAGCCACAAAAGTTTATTATCAGATGCATGATGGACCAAATGGCAGTGGCCTCTCCCGGAAGGCAATTATGAGTGAAATCGATAAAAGTCTCTCGCGTCTTGGAACCGATTATGTAGATCTCTATATCATTCATCGTTGGGATGAGCATACCCCGATTGAGGAAACGATGGAAGCATTGCACGATGTCGTCAAATCCGGGAAAGCAAGATACATCGGTGCTTCTTCGATGAGTGCGTGGCAGTTTCAAAAAGCCAATCACATTGCTGAGAAAAATGGCTGGACCAAATTTGCATCCATGCAAAATCACCTGAACCTTATATACCGTGAAGAGGAAAGGGAGATGTTGCCGCTTTGTAAAGAGGAAAACATCGGCGTTATCCCTTATAGTCCGCTTGCATCAGGGCGATTGGCGCGTGATTGGGCGGAATCGACGTATCGTTCCAAAACGGATCAAATGCAAAAAAGTAAATATGATCCGACAGCAGAAACCGATCGAGCCATTGTTGACAGGGTTTCCGAACTTGCGGAGAAACATGGCGTTCCCCGTGTTCAAATTGCGCTTGCCTGGTTGCTGCAAAAAGAAACGGTAACAGCTCCGATTGTCGGCGCCACAAAAATCTCTCATGTAGAAGATGCAGTCGACGCACTTTCCGTTTCGCTTACACCAGAAGAGGTAGCGTACTTAGAAGAACCATACATACCACACCCGGTAGTGGGGTTTGAATAG
- a CDS encoding carbon-nitrogen hydrolase family protein, with amino-acid sequence MSEKLSYPKIKAAAVQISPVFPFNKKKTITKMLEYVKEAADNYADIAVFPECFIPAYPNWSIDFKEPSRWEEDLADFTLECVNIEKGDLSSLQKAAKENKIIIVTGINEVIDYYDGVIFNSLVTIGSDGEILNVHRKVFPSNREKMFHTRGDVNGLNVVDTEAGRVGGLICYEHLQPMLKYGLIAQGEQIHCASWPGWPIFENGRSNKGVIETASKAYALEGQCFVIASSFYVPKDEKGIDSIGNASWDYFGGSAIISPSGEYLAGPLYDKEGTVYADLDFSLIPKRKASVDVTGKDSYPEGFDVKFNKKNRELIDFSSVE; translated from the coding sequence ATGAGCGAAAAACTGTCATATCCAAAAATAAAAGCAGCAGCAGTACAAATTTCTCCAGTTTTTCCGTTTAATAAGAAAAAAACAATAACTAAAATGCTGGAATACGTAAAAGAGGCAGCAGATAACTATGCGGATATTGCTGTATTTCCTGAGTGTTTTATCCCGGCATATCCGAATTGGTCCATTGATTTTAAGGAACCTTCAAGATGGGAAGAAGATTTGGCTGATTTCACACTTGAGTGTGTGAATATAGAAAAGGGAGATTTAAGTTCGCTACAAAAAGCTGCTAAAGAAAATAAGATCATAATTGTTACAGGTATTAACGAGGTTATCGACTATTATGATGGCGTTATCTTTAATTCACTAGTCACAATCGGCTCTGATGGAGAAATATTAAATGTTCATCGTAAAGTATTTCCTTCAAACAGGGAAAAGATGTTCCATACTCGAGGAGATGTAAACGGATTGAATGTTGTCGATACAGAAGCAGGCCGTGTTGGAGGACTTATTTGTTATGAGCACTTACAACCAATGCTGAAATATGGGTTAATTGCTCAAGGTGAGCAGATTCACTGTGCTTCATGGCCTGGGTGGCCAATTTTTGAAAACGGCCGATCGAATAAAGGAGTTATTGAAACAGCAAGCAAAGCCTATGCGCTTGAAGGGCAGTGTTTTGTGATTGCATCCTCATTTTATGTTCCCAAAGACGAAAAAGGTATTGATTCAATTGGTAATGCAAGCTGGGATTATTTTGGCGGAAGTGCTATTATCTCTCCAAGTGGTGAATATCTAGCAGGCCCATTATATGATAAAGAAGGAACCGTATACGCTGACCTTGATTTTAGTTTAATTCCGAAACGTAAAGCGTCTGTAGACGTAACCGGGAAAGATTCATATCCGGAAGGCTTTGACGTTAAATTTAATAAAAAAAATAGAGAACTCATTGACTTCTCGTCAGTTGAATAA
- a CDS encoding sodium:solute symporter — translation MASTTTTIIVLTIFLIILLSISFMASRSNISTPDDFYLANRGLGTIVMVMTTGASFFSTWTLLGAVGSYYRGGVWFIAFAAWAIVHAMFIWIFGARIWYLGKKYNFVTPGELIEKYYKSSTLRLLFAVIGIIGLVPYMLIQVTGGASALNSLTGEEIPYWIGVLIMGAFVGLIVTLSGGRGAAWADTFMGFFFGFVLIFITAIFFMNTGGINALKSIEDIAPETLTNHGDFWGIFDTALGLGLGYWVMPHMWQKFYSAKSPMILAKTSVITPFWNSWLMACGALFIGILAHYPGLVPGITAANSDQIIPVFFSNYAPMFGSVVVAAILAAGISTINSQLLSSVSLLVTDIYVRFFKKDLTIKQITVIGKTAVLALTGLIVLLSFLPAAQGFLVPLASLGFAISIQLVPAAIGPLLWRQASTVAAIVSIIAGELVLTLVYVLGSPLPMGPAASGIIVASIVFFGGSLLDSRETSAIQNEFHDTLVSKLYGDGKKTSSYIKNIN, via the coding sequence ATGGCTTCGACAACGACTACCATTATTGTACTTACAATATTTTTGATCATATTATTGTCCATTTCATTTATGGCTTCTCGTTCGAATATTTCTACCCCAGATGATTTCTATCTGGCGAATCGTGGTCTTGGAACAATTGTTATGGTCATGACGACAGGTGCTAGTTTCTTTAGCACATGGACATTACTCGGAGCAGTTGGTTCATATTATAGGGGTGGCGTTTGGTTTATTGCTTTTGCAGCTTGGGCAATTGTGCATGCGATGTTTATTTGGATTTTTGGTGCAAGAATATGGTACTTGGGGAAGAAGTACAATTTCGTGACTCCCGGTGAATTAATTGAAAAATACTATAAAAGTAGTACGTTACGTCTGTTATTTGCTGTAATAGGCATCATTGGTTTGGTTCCTTATATGTTGATCCAGGTGACTGGCGGTGCTTCAGCCTTAAACAGTTTGACGGGGGAAGAAATTCCATATTGGATAGGTGTTTTAATCATGGGTGCCTTCGTTGGTCTTATCGTAACGTTGAGTGGTGGACGAGGAGCAGCATGGGCTGACACATTTATGGGATTCTTCTTTGGCTTTGTACTAATTTTTATTACGGCAATCTTCTTTATGAATACTGGTGGAATAAATGCACTGAAGTCGATAGAGGATATTGCACCTGAGACTTTAACGAATCATGGCGATTTCTGGGGTATTTTTGATACGGCTCTTGGATTAGGCTTAGGTTATTGGGTGATGCCTCATATGTGGCAAAAATTCTACTCTGCCAAATCACCAATGATTTTGGCGAAAACATCAGTAATAACTCCATTTTGGAATTCATGGTTAATGGCCTGCGGAGCCCTGTTCATTGGAATTCTAGCACATTATCCTGGTTTGGTTCCTGGCATAACAGCTGCTAACAGTGATCAAATTATTCCGGTATTTTTCTCAAACTATGCTCCTATGTTTGGGTCTGTTGTGGTAGCAGCAATTTTGGCAGCTGGTATTTCAACTATTAACAGTCAGCTGCTATCATCAGTCAGTTTATTGGTAACCGATATTTATGTTCGTTTCTTTAAGAAGGATTTAACAATTAAACAAATAACTGTTATTGGAAAAACAGCTGTTTTAGCATTGACTGGTTTAATTGTTTTACTTTCATTCCTGCCGGCAGCGCAAGGTTTCTTAGTACCACTTGCTTCATTAGGGTTTGCTATCTCTATACAGCTTGTGCCCGCTGCAATAGGTCCTCTGTTGTGGAGACAAGCAAGCACAGTGGCTGCAATAGTAAGTATCATTGCTGGGGAGTTAGTTCTAACATTAGTTTATGTACTTGGTTCACCTCTTCCAATGGGACCTGCAGCATCAGGAATTATAGTCGCTAGTATTGTCTTTTTCGGTGGAAGTCTTCTGGATAGCAGGGAAACTTCGGCGATCCAAAACGAATTTCACGATACCCTTGTTTCAAAATTATATGGGGATGGAAAGAAGACAAGTAGTTATATAAAAAATATTAACTAA
- a CDS encoding sigma 54-interacting transcriptional regulator, producing the protein MDFCFFDNDVLDEFKVPVVAFNENFSDSRMNELSKLMLIKDDVNISELLVEIHPKNIKSAINLSENIEGLLLFNDDKNSLYMLREKDSEKVKYEEMNLDIEAIFKHTFDVIYIADGEGVTLRVSEAAKKIWGYSPEELEGQSVYKMEKEGVFQPSVTRLVLKAGRKVSAIQITKTGKRLIILGIPIKDENDNVIRVVNVSRNITEVSHLQKELQDTKSLLEGYREELLSLREKKGVQNRLVYRSSAMRKVIAMAKKAAPSNSPVIVKGENGVGKRLLCEFIHNYSERSSNPFIVVNCAAITDNIFLEDINVTGSDGENSEHIGSKAHNGTIIFENISELSKKLQGDLKGFVEHIQNNSNSARIMATTDVDLYKLMEKGKFRKDLFFLLNAIPIEISPLKDRREDIIPLCQYFVRQFNDKQSSNKYFSNELRKFIERYDWPGNVNELKNVIENMILLSDGEMLSPELLPEYIRGYHELSPSISVNELIPIKEAIELVEMQLLNKAKERYMSTTKMAEVLGINQSNISRKLQKYNI; encoded by the coding sequence ATGGATTTCTGCTTTTTTGACAATGATGTATTGGATGAATTTAAAGTACCAGTTGTGGCCTTCAATGAAAACTTCTCTGACAGCAGAATGAACGAGTTGAGTAAATTAATGTTAATCAAGGACGATGTGAATATATCTGAATTACTAGTAGAAATACACCCAAAAAACATAAAATCAGCAATCAATTTATCAGAGAACATTGAAGGATTATTATTGTTTAATGACGATAAAAATAGCCTGTATATGTTACGTGAGAAGGATTCAGAAAAAGTAAAGTATGAGGAGATGAACCTGGATATTGAGGCTATATTCAAACATACCTTTGATGTTATCTATATTGCTGATGGGGAAGGAGTAACATTAAGAGTTAGTGAGGCAGCCAAAAAAATATGGGGGTATTCTCCGGAAGAATTAGAGGGGCAAAGTGTTTATAAAATGGAAAAAGAAGGTGTGTTTCAGCCTTCTGTTACTAGGCTTGTACTCAAGGCGGGCAGAAAAGTTTCAGCCATTCAAATCACGAAAACAGGAAAGAGGCTGATTATTCTTGGAATCCCGATTAAAGATGAAAATGACAATGTTATCAGGGTAGTGAACGTATCCAGAAATATCACGGAGGTTAGCCATCTGCAAAAGGAATTGCAGGATACGAAGTCATTGCTGGAAGGATACAGGGAAGAGCTACTCTCATTGCGGGAGAAAAAGGGTGTTCAAAATAGGTTAGTTTATCGTAGCTCGGCAATGAGAAAAGTAATTGCTATGGCCAAAAAAGCAGCGCCCAGTAACTCTCCGGTTATAGTAAAAGGTGAAAATGGCGTGGGAAAGCGTTTACTATGTGAGTTTATTCATAATTACAGTGAAAGAAGTTCAAACCCTTTTATAGTTGTAAATTGTGCTGCAATTACAGATAACATTTTTTTAGAGGATATAAATGTTACCGGCAGTGACGGAGAAAATAGTGAACATATAGGTAGTAAGGCGCATAATGGCACGATTATTTTTGAAAATATATCGGAATTAAGTAAAAAGTTACAAGGGGACCTGAAGGGTTTCGTCGAGCATATTCAGAACAATTCCAATTCAGCACGAATAATGGCCACTACGGATGTGGATTTATATAAGCTAATGGAAAAAGGTAAATTTCGAAAGGATCTATTTTTTCTTTTGAATGCCATTCCAATTGAAATATCTCCGTTAAAGGATCGGCGTGAAGATATTATTCCACTGTGCCAATATTTTGTGAGACAATTTAACGATAAACAGAGTAGTAATAAGTATTTCAGTAATGAGCTTAGGAAATTCATCGAAAGGTATGACTGGCCGGGTAATGTGAATGAGTTAAAGAATGTAATCGAGAACATGATACTTCTATCCGATGGCGAAATGTTAAGCCCTGAATTACTTCCAGAATATATAAGAGGATATCATGAATTATCACCTTCCATTTCCGTTAATGAACTAATCCCTATAAAGGAAGCCATTGAACTAGTCGAAATGCAATTGTTAAATAAAGCAAAAGAACGATATATGTCAACTACTAAAATGGCGGAAGTTCTAGGTATAAACCAGTCAAATATTAGCAGGAAACTACAAAAGTATAATATTTAA
- a CDS encoding YjzC family protein, whose product MSIGERYRTGETSMATAYYEWDGYIDGTRTPQPTAEEKKIKLEKYETFPPINSCDKGAYWKMTSYA is encoded by the coding sequence GTGTCAATTGGCGAACGGTATCGAACAGGAGAAACTTCTATGGCAACAGCGTATTATGAATGGGATGGTTATATAGACGGTACACGAACACCACAACCCACAGCTGAAGAAAAGAAAATTAAACTAGAAAAGTATGAAACCTTTCCACCTATCAACTCGTGTGATAAAGGTGCCTATTGGAAGATGACGTCATATGCTTAA
- a CDS encoding GbsR/MarR family transcriptional regulator, translated as MTKLENEFDQIQEARDVIIRGIAQTMEFYGLTPSIGRIYGVLYFAETPKSLDEIKDEVAMSKATVSNGLRELLDTDMITKVWKKGDRKDYYIAVKDFFKNFINFFVKQLRQERKIILKAYNQSLPALEEIANNGQSEVAKEKAMKDIASINKTKVYFDWTLHLTDALETGEIFNYLPLSDEDEPKKGDKYNGY; from the coding sequence ATGACAAAATTGGAAAATGAATTTGATCAAATTCAAGAAGCTAGAGATGTCATAATTAGAGGCATTGCACAAACTATGGAATTTTATGGACTAACTCCCTCGATTGGACGAATTTATGGCGTTCTTTATTTTGCAGAAACTCCAAAGTCACTTGATGAAATTAAAGATGAAGTTGCAATGAGTAAGGCAACTGTCAGTAATGGGTTAAGAGAACTTTTAGATACCGATATGATTACAAAGGTATGGAAAAAAGGTGATCGTAAAGATTATTACATTGCCGTAAAGGATTTTTTCAAAAACTTCATTAATTTTTTTGTAAAGCAGTTAAGACAAGAAAGAAAGATTATTCTTAAAGCTTACAATCAATCACTTCCTGCTTTGGAGGAAATTGCTAATAATGGTCAGTCTGAAGTTGCAAAGGAAAAAGCTATGAAAGATATAGCATCAATTAATAAAACAAAAGTATATTTTGATTGGACACTACATCTGACAGATGCACTAGAAACTGGGGAAATATTCAATTACCTTCCGTTGTCAGATGAAGATGAACCAAAAAAAGGAGATAAGTATAATGGATATTAA
- a CDS encoding cysteine hydrolase family protein translates to MDIKKTALVLIDTQKESEFGIEGLEQAVNNSKNLIEACRSYNIPIIYTRHVSRADGVGLPDQEPINENGTPIYYASNTADIEVIDAIRPKEEDIVIDKHRWSGFYETSLDLMLRSLGVEHLIIGGFVTDGCLFSSVYDAYFRDYKIHLVKDICAATNEGAHMSSILILANWVYNIRIYNANEMIKKLKGEEHNVWISTAPDQLQFTPENMRAVFNQLDQ, encoded by the coding sequence ATGGATATTAAAAAAACAGCGTTAGTCTTAATCGATACACAAAAGGAAAGTGAGTTTGGCATTGAAGGGTTGGAGCAGGCTGTTAACAATTCTAAGAATCTTATTGAAGCATGTCGTTCCTACAATATCCCTATTATTTATACTAGACATGTCAGTCGAGCTGATGGTGTTGGATTACCTGATCAAGAGCCAATAAATGAGAATGGGACCCCCATTTACTACGCTTCAAATACAGCTGACATTGAAGTCATAGATGCAATTCGCCCTAAGGAAGAAGATATTGTAATTGATAAACATCGCTGGAGTGGCTTTTATGAAACAAGTTTAGACTTAATGCTTCGCAGTCTTGGTGTAGAGCACCTTATTATTGGTGGTTTCGTTACGGACGGGTGTCTATTCTCAAGTGTTTACGACGCCTATTTCAGAGATTATAAAATTCATTTGGTAAAAGACATCTGTGCTGCAACTAATGAAGGCGCACATATGTCATCTATTTTGATTTTGGCAAATTGGGTTTATAACATTCGCATCTATAACGCTAACGAAATGATTAAGAAACTAAAAGGCGAAGAACACAATGTGTGGATTTCAACCGCTCCTGATCAACTACAATTCACCCCAGAGAATATGCGAGCAGTATTCAATCAATTAGATCAATAA
- a CDS encoding glycine betaine ABC transporter substrate-binding protein, whose product MNKILLKLLSPTLLVFLLVLSGCGNINNEADKETTEKQDKTDLSEETIVFGEPSWTSAMAPTAIAKKILKEAGYQVKSKVVDQPIIFTGMKDKEIDFFMDAWLPYTEKDLWEEYRDDLTKVSTSYEEAPLGWVVPTYVEEDSIEDLKGRADKFGGSVVTMDPGAGIVKVSREVLEDEDYGLDDWELNTSSETAMIAEAKRRIDNKEPIVFTGWKPHSMFNRFDLKFLDEPKDHFKFDNIYVLSYKGIEKEHPAAYDILSKWEIDITDLEDMMAEHEESDTPFDELADNWIENHRDKVDDMLGEYK is encoded by the coding sequence ATGAATAAAATATTATTAAAGTTACTATCACCAACGCTTCTTGTTTTCCTGTTAGTGTTATCAGGTTGTGGAAATATTAACAATGAAGCGGATAAGGAAACAACTGAAAAACAAGACAAAACAGACTTAAGTGAAGAAACAATTGTTTTTGGTGAGCCATCATGGACAAGTGCAATGGCTCCAACCGCGATTGCCAAAAAGATTTTAAAAGAGGCGGGTTATCAAGTGAAATCAAAAGTAGTTGATCAACCCATCATATTTACTGGAATGAAAGATAAAGAAATTGATTTTTTCATGGACGCATGGCTTCCTTATACTGAAAAAGATCTTTGGGAGGAATATAGGGACGACTTAACTAAAGTTTCAACAAGTTATGAAGAAGCACCGTTGGGCTGGGTCGTTCCCACTTACGTTGAGGAAGACTCTATTGAAGATTTAAAAGGTAGAGCAGATAAGTTTGGTGGATCTGTTGTAACCATGGATCCCGGCGCAGGAATTGTTAAAGTTTCCCGTGAGGTTTTAGAAGATGAAGATTATGGTTTGGATGATTGGGAACTTAATACGTCTAGTGAAACAGCTATGATAGCCGAAGCAAAACGACGTATTGATAATAAAGAGCCTATTGTTTTTACCGGCTGGAAACCACACTCAATGTTTAACAGATTTGATTTGAAATTTTTAGATGAACCAAAAGATCATTTTAAGTTTGATAATATTTATGTCCTTTCATATAAGGGAATTGAAAAAGAACACCCTGCTGCTTATGATATTCTTTCTAAATGGGAGATTGATATTACAGATTTAGAGGACATGATGGCCGAACATGAAGAAAGTGATACTCCATTTGATGAACTTGCGGATAACTGGATTGAGAATCACCGTGATAAAGTGGACGATATGCTGGGAGAATATAAGTAG
- a CDS encoding amino acid ABC transporter ATP-binding protein — MLKALNINKYFGNDHVLKSINFEMDQGEIVAIVGPSGSGKSTFLRTLNLMEYPTDGDIFFKGESILYKTVGDRSIQKKEKEVTPIRTNIGMVFQSFNLFPHKTALQNVIEGPIIVKRNSKDEAIKDGKSLLGKVGLLDKKDHYPSGLSGGQQQRVAIARALAMNPDLMLFDEPTSALDPELIGEVLNVIKDLAKEGMTMVVVTHEMNFARNIANRIIFMDDGRIVKNSTPEEFFTNKQNERLNKFLANIDRE, encoded by the coding sequence ATGTTAAAGGCGTTAAACATTAACAAGTATTTTGGAAATGACCATGTCCTTAAAAGTATCAACTTTGAGATGGATCAGGGAGAAATAGTGGCAATAGTAGGCCCAAGTGGAAGCGGAAAAAGTACATTTTTAAGGACATTAAATTTAATGGAATATCCCACAGATGGAGACATATTTTTCAAAGGGGAATCAATATTATATAAAACAGTTGGTGATAGAAGTATCCAAAAAAAAGAGAAAGAGGTAACCCCAATTCGTACAAACATTGGTATGGTATTCCAAAGCTTTAATTTGTTTCCCCATAAAACAGCTCTTCAAAATGTTATTGAGGGACCGATTATTGTAAAAAGAAACTCAAAGGATGAAGCTATTAAGGATGGCAAATCTCTTTTGGGAAAAGTAGGGTTATTAGATAAAAAAGATCATTACCCTAGTGGACTGTCTGGAGGTCAGCAACAACGTGTTGCAATTGCTCGAGCATTAGCAATGAATCCGGACTTAATGTTATTTGATGAGCCTACATCAGCCCTGGATCCAGAACTAATTGGGGAAGTGCTGAACGTAATCAAGGATTTGGCCAAGGAAGGTATGACCATGGTGGTTGTAACACATGAAATGAATTTTGCAAGAAATATTGCAAATCGAATTATTTTTATGGATGACGGAAGAATTGTAAAAAATTCAACTCCTGAAGAATTCTTTACAAATAAACAGAATGAACGGCTTAATAAATTCCTGGCTAATATAGATAGGGAATAA
- a CDS encoding amino acid ABC transporter permease — protein MDILTSYFQDFLPTLFEGAAITIQLTIIAFIIALIFGLIAAFGRLSSNLFINKIFGFYISALRGTPFFVQLLFIYFGLPDLGLELTAFQAAVIGLALNQSAYLAEIYRAGIQAIPKGQIEAAKAIGMNSFDTMRRIVLPQAIKNELPSIGNIAILCLKNSSIAAVITVGEIMYQGQILASTTFRHLEVFTLVGIIYWVLHYPLSLLVDYLEKRGNVGNVKGVKH, from the coding sequence ATGGATATTTTAACAAGCTATTTTCAGGACTTTCTTCCTACTTTATTTGAAGGAGCAGCTATAACGATTCAGTTAACAATTATTGCATTCATAATCGCATTAATTTTTGGTCTGATAGCTGCGTTTGGAAGACTGTCATCAAATTTATTTATAAATAAAATTTTTGGATTTTATATTAGTGCACTACGAGGTACACCTTTCTTTGTACAACTTTTATTTATTTATTTTGGATTACCTGACTTGGGATTGGAATTAACTGCATTTCAAGCAGCAGTTATAGGACTTGCGCTTAACCAAAGTGCCTATTTAGCCGAAATATACAGAGCCGGGATACAGGCGATTCCAAAAGGACAAATAGAAGCAGCGAAAGCCATAGGTATGAATAGCTTTGACACTATGCGCCGAATAGTTCTCCCCCAGGCCATAAAAAATGAGTTACCTTCAATTGGAAATATAGCAATTCTTTGTCTAAAGAACTCTTCCATAGCTGCTGTAATTACTGTTGGAGAAATAATGTATCAAGGTCAAATTCTTGCGTCTACTACGTTTAGACATCTAGAAGTTTTTACACTAGTAGGGATTATATATTGGGTTCTACACTATCCGCTTAGCTTGTTAGTGGACTATTTAGAAAAAAGGGGGAATGTAGGGAATGTTAAAGGCGTTAAACATTAA
- a CDS encoding substrate-binding periplasmic protein gives MKKLTLVVLLFLTVLTACGDKDEAARENGEDNETLVVGTTHASPPNAFVDDETEKVNGVMIDIIKEIAERNDYQLKFEPMPFSSLIPSLDSSRVDVISAGMGITDERAKTVSFTQPVYGFSEALVVPAGNKDNIKSLKDLKNQSVGVSAGTFYHDYLEESNVSLDVKAYDTTSEMLLDLTKGRIKGAINDTPIVHYLNENNSKYDVETVKEYEPNFKVEIGVIVNQENEKLLNEIDKTIGKMKEDGTLESIHEEWGTTWFKE, from the coding sequence ATGAAAAAGTTAACTCTTGTTGTTCTGCTATTTCTTACGGTATTGACTGCGTGCGGGGATAAAGATGAGGCTGCCAGGGAAAATGGTGAGGACAATGAAACTTTGGTTGTAGGGACTACCCACGCTTCTCCACCAAATGCTTTTGTCGACGATGAAACAGAGAAAGTAAATGGTGTAATGATTGACATTATAAAAGAAATAGCGGAAAGAAATGATTACCAGCTCAAATTTGAGCCAATGCCGTTTTCCTCGCTTATTCCGTCACTTGACAGCAGTCGTGTAGATGTTATATCTGCGGGAATGGGGATTACAGATGAAAGAGCTAAGACTGTAAGTTTTACTCAACCTGTTTATGGATTTAGTGAAGCATTAGTAGTGCCAGCAGGTAATAAGGATAATATAAAATCACTAAAGGATTTAAAAAATCAGAGTGTAGGTGTATCCGCAGGAACTTTTTATCATGATTATTTGGAAGAATCTAATGTATCACTGGATGTGAAGGCGTATGATACAACAAGTGAGATGTTGCTGGACCTGACCAAAGGTAGAATAAAGGGAGCAATAAATGACACACCAATTGTACATTATTTGAATGAAAATAATTCTAAATATGATGTAGAAACTGTTAAAGAATATGAGCCAAATTTTAAAGTAGAAATTGGCGTTATTGTAAATCAGGAGAACGAAAAGCTGTTAAATGAGATTGATAAGACAATTGGGAAGATGAAAGAAGATGGGACATTAGAATCTATTCATGAAGAATGGGGTACTACATGGTTTAAAGAATAG